The segment CCTGgacattgaattctgagagagttatgccaacctctggtcgaCTTGACGAGAAAACCGCCATTGGACTTATTAAGGCTTCGACAATAAGATGATGTATTGTCGTGTAATAAGATGATGTGAATAAGGCGTCGcaacataaaataaatattaaatattaataattatttttactgGAAATTAGTCTCCGAGCTTGAAATTCTGTTTAGGCATAcaaaactttgctgaaaatttgtttattacaATCAACTCGTCAAAATCAACCGAATCAAGTTTTCGAGACAGGTTGTAAATCCGTATATGATTTCTGGCGTCTATGATTCTTTTTGTATTGAGGCCTGTTCAAATCCATTTGTAAAATGCCACAATACAACTAATTATCAGTGTGGAAATTGTAACGACGTTAGTAGCGGCAGCACTCGGATCATCCCTGGCGGTAACGGAAAATTCCCGATAAAAGTTTTCACCAACACTTGCCGGTGAATTAATGTGCAGATACGGCCCGAGTAAACCTGCAAAATCACACACGTTAATAAAACACCATTAACCAGCAACACAAATACAGCCGCACTTACTATCAACGGGTGGCCATTGCTGCACATTTGACGACTTGGGAATTCCATCGATCGCGAACGATGTCCACAGGTCGACCATGGTTTCCGACATTCGGGTATCTTCAGCGTTGAGTTCGGTGACCTCATCCGGGTACGGGAACAAGTAGATGTTGTCATTGGAATGATGAATGCCACCATCGTACGGATAGTGGTCCGTGCTCTTTCCATATCCAAATCGAGTATGCTCCCCGTCGTAATCAAACGTGTACAGATAGGCCACGTTGCTGTACTTTACATTGGCTTGAATATCTCTAAGAACCGGGCCTTTTAGAATAATGGCACTGGCAATCTGAAACATTGACATAAGCTAAAGGCGTTCAAGCATACGTAACATTTTTCGCAACTCACATCGATCAATCCCTTAGCCATGACTGAGAAATTGGCACTTTTAAGTTCTTCTGCACTGAACAGAGCATCGATTTCGAACGCCGATAAAGCACCACTTTCTTCATCTAAACCTAGAATACGATTCATAGTATCCACCAAATCATACTCAAGAAATTTGGGATCATTCAGTAACTGGGTAGTATTCAAGTAATCGTACAAACTGTTGAGAAGAAACGATCCATCTTGTTTGGTGACTCCGGCCATCAACCGAATATCTGATCGAATTTGACCCTGACGAACGCTTTCGAATGGTTTTTTCAGCAGAAAATTTGATGGTCCTCCTACTACCATCCCAATACTACTGATGTGTTCCTTGCCAGGAGTGAATATGTTTGCCTTTAATGATCAATATCCGTTATCTGAAAATTATATAGTTGGTTGCAGTAGATCATACTCACCAGATGCATCGGTAGCGCATTTACAAGCACGTCAGTAGGAACGGTCATCAAACACAGTTCGGTTGCTTCCAACGAAACATCATCTAGACATCCGGCATGCTTGGCAAAGTCTTTGGCGTTCCCAACCGGATTGGGATCAATTGCCCAAGTGGAAATGGATCCACCAGATTGTAAAATAACCTTGTTGAAAAGATTCACCGGAACTAACGGACTGTACAGAAGCGCCGAAGCAGCTGCTGCTCCTGCGGATTGTCCAAACACGGTCACGTTCTGACGGTTTCCTCCGAAATCTGCGATGTGATCCTGTACCCATTGTAGTGCCATAATGACATCTAGCATTCCGGCATTTCCCGGTATTGTATCACTCAGAGTTGAGAGGAATCCAAGGGCACCCAAGCGATACTGAATCACAACCAGTAGAACATCTCGTTCTAGTAGATAGTTCGGCGGATGCTGCTCTGCCGATCCCAGGTAAAAGGAACCACCATGAATGTAAACCATTACTGGAAAATTACCTTCCGTCTGAAATTGAAAGCAGTTTTACCACTAGTGGTTTTACCAGTGAGCCCACTGGAACGTTTCTTTCAGGCACTCACATTTTTCGTATACACCGACAAAGTTAAACAATCCTCATTGTCTTGATTGAGTCCTTCAACTGGCTGGGGACATTCGCGACCGGGTTGAGTAACATCCCGTACTTC is part of the Sabethes cyaneus chromosome 2, idSabCyanKW18_F2, whole genome shotgun sequence genome and harbors:
- the LOC128735189 gene encoding glutactin-like, which translates into the protein MGPNLIKLALLLSVLWCTARVEGQNPPNVLVNIQGLGVVRGSTEWTARTNQSISCFYNIPYAEAPNGARRFKAPLKAAAWGEVRDVTQPGRECPQPVEGLNQDNEDCLTLSVYTKNTEGNFPVMVYIHGGSFYLGSAEQHPPNYLLERDVLLVVIQYRLGALGFLSTLSDTIPGNAGMLDVIMALQWVQDHIADFGGNRQNVTVFGQSAGAAAASALLYSPLVPVNLFNKVILQSGGSISTWAIDPNPVGNAKDFAKHAGCLDDVSLEATELCLMTVPTDVLVNALPMHLANIFTPGKEHISSIGMVVGGPSNFLLKKPFESVRQGQIRSDIRLMAGVTKQDGSFLLNSLYDYLNTTQLLNDPKFLEYDLVDTMNRILGLDEESGALSAFEIDALFSAEELKSANFSVMAKGLIDIASAIILKGPVLRDIQANVKYSNVAYLYTFDYDGEHTRFGYGKSTDHYPYDGGIHHSNDNIYLFPYPDEVTELNAEDTRMSETMVDLWTSFAIDGIPKSSNVQQWPPVDSLLGPYLHINSPASVGENFYREFSVTARDDPSAAATNVVTISTLIISCIVAFYKWI